A single genomic interval of Brassica napus cultivar Da-Ae unplaced genomic scaffold, Da-Ae ScsIHWf_1110;HRSCAF=1577, whole genome shotgun sequence harbors:
- the LOC111199965 gene encoding uncharacterized protein LOC111199965, with protein sequence MNQGQLVGKGGVSTTGEGVRKKLKVSVPHFDNSDLIKSYAMTLIGRCMNPEKQKIGALLVMIPKIWKVEERVTGADLGKGMFQFHFEKEEDIEAVLESQPYHFDYWMISVARWQPRMSRTFPSEIPFWIKVEGLPTEFWSTPAFQSIGDASGETTDVDLDYGKMRVVVDGFKELTLETTVEFKGGEFYDEEEVSVSLKYEKLFGFCKLCFSLCHEEDLCPLNPKSTEKKKDIRDEPVGRREDRARSYRGVVINGEC encoded by the coding sequence ATGAATCAGGGTCAACTTGTGGGAAAGGGGGGCGTTTCAACGACTGGAGAAGGGGTCCGCAAAAAGCTGAAGGTTTCTGTTCCCCACTTTGACAACTCTGATTTGATCAAGAGTTATGCTATGACCTTGATTGGGCGGTGCATGAACCCGGAGAAACAAAAGATTGGTGCGCTATTGGTGATGATTCCGAAGATATGGAAGGTGGAGGAGAGGGTGACGGGTGCAGATTTGGGAAAGGGGATGTTCCAGTTCCATTTTGAGAAGGAGGAGGACATTGAAGCGGTTTTGGAGTCACAACCATACCATTTTGATTACTGGATGATCTCAGTGGCTCGGTGGCAGCCAAGAATGTCAAGAACTTTCCCATCAGAAATTCCTTTTTGGATCAAAGTGGAGGGTCTCCCAACAGAGTTCTGGTCAACACCAGCATTTCAGAGCATCGGAGATGCGAGTGGCGAGACAACGGACGTGGATTTGGACTATGGAAAGATGCGTGTCGTGGTTGATGGCTTTAAGGAGCTAACATTGGAGACAACTGTGGAGTTCAAAGGGGGAGAATTTTATGATGAGGAAGAGGTGTCGGTTTCTCTTAAATACGAGAAACTGTTTGGCTTCTGTAAACTCTGTTTTAGTCTCTGTCACGAGGAAGATCTATGCCCACTGAATCCAAAGAGcacagagaagaagaaagatatcAGAGATGAGCCGGTGGGCAGGAGAGAGGA